In the genome of Pempheris klunzingeri isolate RE-2024b chromosome 11, fPemKlu1.hap1, whole genome shotgun sequence, one region contains:
- the LOC139210183 gene encoding SRSF protein kinase 3 yields MQRSPRSAHRAAQLHQTSDAGLCNSFEALGCHEQLDPKDSQDSEDPREYCYGGYHPVQIGETLNRRYQVVSKLGWGYFSTVWLCLDLRLGRRVALKVLKSGAGFAQAGQDELTLLRCAGGPTGRHPFSQRIVKLLDEFKLAGVNGVHMCLVLELLGPDLRSWQLCFGTPGLTQSLVKQIVTQILQGLDYLHNQCKIIHTDVKPENILLCVDEQSHNVPSGGSSCSSVLTGEEAKSTEKEKVNLYSLKEVTVKIADLGSSCWVYKHFCEEIQTRQYRSLEVLLGSEYGPPADIWSVACLAFELLTGDSLFEPKAGESISLEEDHIAQIMELLGKIPPVVALSGKYSAEYFNRRGDLLHVGPLRLWSLYDVLVEKYHFRLEEASGLSDFLLHMLDYHPQRRATAAQCLCHPWLTSC; encoded by the exons ATGCAGAGGAGTCCCCGCTCAGCGCACAGGGCTGCTCAGCTGCATCAGAC GAGTGACGCTGGACTGTGTAATAGTTTCGAGGCCCTTGGATGCCATGAGCAGCTGGATCCAAAGGACAGCCAGGACTCTGAGGACCCCAGAGAATACTGTTATG GGGGGTACCACCCAGTCCAGATAGGTGAAACCCTCAACAGGAGATACCAGGTGGTTTCTAAGCTCGGCTGGGGCTATTTTTCTACTGTCTGGTTGTGTCTGGACCTGCG GCTCGGTCGGCGCGTCGCTCTGAAGGTGCTGAAGAGCGGAGCTGGCTTCGCCCAGGCAGGACAGGATGAACTCACTCTCCTACGATGT GCTGGTGGTCCTACGGGCCGTCATCCCTTCAGTCAAAGGATTGTGAAGCTGCTAGATGAGTTCAAGCTGGCCGGAGTCAACGGGGTCC ACATGTGCCTGGTGCTGGAGCTGTTGGGGCCTGACCTGAGAAGCTGGCAGTTGTGTTTTGGGACTCCGGGACTGACGCAGTCTTTGGTCAAACAAATAGTTACTCAG ATTCTGCAGGGCCTCGACTACCTCCACAATCAGTGTAAAATCATCCACACGGACGTCAAGCCCgagaacatcctgctgtgtgtggaCGAGCAGTCCCACAACGTGCCATCGGggggcagcagctgctcctctgtgctgaCTGGGGAAGAGGCCAAGTCCacag agaaggagaaagtgaACCTATACAGCTTAAAGGAAGTTACAGTGAAGATAGCTGACCTGGGCAGCTCCTGCTGGGTG TACAAACATTTCTGTGAGGAGATCCAGACCCGTCAGTATCGCTCCCTAGAGGTTTTACTAGGATCTGAGTACGGCCCGCCTGCTGACATCTGGAGTGTCGCCTGCTTG GCCTTTGAGTTGCTCACTGGGGACTCCCTGTTTGAACCCAAAGCCGGCGAGTCCATTTCCCTGGAGGAAG ACCATATTGCCCAGATCATGGAGCTTCTTGGTAAAATCCCACCAGTTGTTGCCTTGTCGGGTAAATACTCTGCTGAGTACTTCAACCGCAGAG GTGATCTGCTTCATGTCGGTCCGCTGAGGCTCTGGAGCCTCTACGACGTTCTGGTGGAGAAATACCACTTCCGGTTGGAGGAGGCCTCTGGACTGTCCGACTTCCTTCTTCACATGTTGGATTATCATCCGCAGAGGAGGGCCACTGCTGCACAGTGCCTCTGCCACCCCTGGCTGACCTCATGTTAA